A stretch of Mucilaginibacter terrae DNA encodes these proteins:
- a CDS encoding helix-turn-helix domain-containing protein, with the protein MANHNEIQHDFPKVNRDQLITVQDLLDFKQQLIVDIKKLLKEQSGQPGHQWLKAFEIKKMLRLSESKLQYLRDKGLIPFKKLGGITYYNSEEIEKLMASGKLNDQMKMA; encoded by the coding sequence ATGGCAAATCATAATGAAATCCAACATGACTTTCCTAAAGTAAACCGTGATCAGCTCATCACGGTTCAGGACTTGCTCGACTTTAAGCAACAGCTGATCGTTGATATTAAGAAGTTGCTCAAAGAACAATCCGGCCAGCCGGGCCACCAGTGGTTGAAAGCTTTTGAGATCAAAAAAATGCTCCGGCTTTCTGAAAGCAAACTGCAATACCTTCGGGATAAAGGCTTGATCCCTTTCAAAAAATTAGGTGGTATAACCTACTACAATTCCGAGGAAATTGAAAAGCTGATGGCTTCCGGCAAGTTGAACGATCAGATGAAAATGGCATGA